A genomic segment from Ptychodera flava strain L36383 chromosome 19, AS_Pfla_20210202, whole genome shotgun sequence encodes:
- the LOC139118640 gene encoding uncharacterized protein produces the protein MVTPGKIQRSFCVGTLILASLSVILTVTYTSNDRSNEHAYNDVGPVKEMPGRLLHQRNNFSQVRIRNDTDDVVGSKPSFEDSKISSRKGRNETSKNFIKRSLTLLPRKSHRYEFSNIHDVKSQVVYSTETLNADNLLLKLIQNSESPGESACSIPSLDPYHESIRHLVRDPLPLNCEARNDRADLTYFDENGDNLWINSTVLAGRRVQGCIYAYVMREDDKITVFGQKTTVVFDDETDFSSDVLLVNKITSDYIGVQCTIAGSKKPLSYEMHAHISPLPQVFKRAKMFSEESQTSGLDVSVIMLGFESTSRMNFIRQMPKAYRYLTETMEAVVLKGYNIVGDATAEALIPMHTGKRWTELPETRQGEPGAKSVQIYPLVWKRFQEQGFATLFAEDSPHLAAFNRQFNGFVDQPTDHYMRTYWLKSCDLTEGYHFLDSPKICEGARPEHLVMFNYLKEFQVKYNHVKKFGFMFLSEISHNDINLLAWADDDLLSYLKVLFEGDYLKNTIHFVFGDHGARYNALRNTAQGKLEERLPFMAVYFPPSLRQSQPLMYQNLRENIERLSTPFDVHATLEHLLGIPTEAGNQSQRAVSLLRKIPISRTCGDAGVAPHWCTCLNWAKVSVMNAEVVKASRALLKHINNLTEPYREYCAELSLSDVKSALIGAPNDKVLRYAGSVDDDQLVPGFRSVSRIDLLDVKVSYQVVIETVPGQALFEGTMTTQQSRDFSVEKDISRINLYGNQPQCIAAEHPYITKYCYCKDNLR, from the exons ATGGTGACCCCGGGTAAGATACAAAGGTCATTTTGCGTTGGCACCCTCATCTTAGCCAGCCTGTCCGTCATCTTGACAGTGACCTATACCAGTAACGATAGATCTAATGAGCATGCGTACAATGACGTCGGACCCGTCAAGGAGATGCCGGGACGACTGCTGCATCAGCGGAACAATTTTTCACAAGTGCGAATCCGTAACGATACAGACGACGTGGTAGGAAGCAAACCCAGCTTTGAAGATTCAAAAATTTCCTCGCGGAAAGGAAGGAATGaaacttcaaaaaatttcataaagCGTTCATTGACATTGTTACCGAGAAAGTCTCATCGCtatgaattttcaaatatcCATGATGTAAAGTCACAAGTGGTCTACTCAACTGAAACTTTAAATGCTGATAACttattattgaaattgattCAAAACTCGGAGAGCCCTGGAGAGTCGGCGTGTTCGATTCCGAGTTTAGATCCATATCACGAGAGTATAAGGCACCTCGTTCGCGACCCGCTTCCTCTCAACTGTGAAGCAAGAAATGACAGGGCTGATTTAACTTACTTCGATGAAAACGGCGACAATCTTTGGATCAACAGTACAGTGCTGGCGGGAAGACGCGTCCAAGGGTGCATTTATGCTTACGTCATGCGCGAAGATGATAAAATCACAGTGTTTGGACAAAAGACGACAGTCGTGTTCGACGACGAGACAGATTTCAGCTCTGATGTGTTGCTTGTAAATAAGATCACCTCGGATTACATAGGAGTTCAGTGCACAATCGCTGGTAGCAAAAAGCCGCTGTCATACGAAATGCATGCTCATATATCCCCGCTTCCACAAGTGTTCAAAAGGGCCAAAATGTTTTCAGAAGAAAGTCAAACTTCAGGACTCGATGTTAGCGTCATCATGCTTGGCTTTGAATCTACCTCCAGGATGAACTTCATCCGCCAAATGCCGAAGGCTTACCGATACCTAACCGAGACCATGGAAGCCGTTGTTTTGAAAGGCTACAACATCGTTGGAGACGCCACAGCAGAGGCGTTAATCCCGATGCACACGGGCAAACGCTGGACAGAGTTGCCTGAAACGAGGCAAGGTGAACCAGGTGCAAAGTCGGTTCAAATTTATCCCCTAGTATGGAAGAGATTCCAAGAACAGGGCTTCGCTACCCTCTTTGCTGAAGACTCGCCACATCTTGCCGCTTTCAATAGACAATTCAACGGCTTTGTGGATCAACCAACGGACCATTATATGAGAACGTATTGGTTAAAATCATGTGATTTAACTGAAGGCTACCATTTCTTGGACAGCCCAAAGATCTGCGAGGGCGCTAGACCAGAACACCTTGTGATGTTTAATTATCTGAAAGAATTTCAAGTGAAGTACAACCATGTTAAGAAGTTCGGGTTCATGTTTTTGAGTGAGATAAGCCACAACGATATAAATCTACTAGCCTGGGCAGATGATGACTTGCTAAGTTATTTGAAAGTCTTATTCGAAGGCGATTACTTGAAAAATACGATTCACTTCGTGTTTGGCGACCACGGCGCCAGGTATAACGCTCTCCGTAACACGGCGCAAGGGAAACTCGAAGAAAGGTTACCTTTCATGGCCGTTTATTTTCCGCCATCGCTGCGGCAGTCACAGCCGCTCATGTATCAGAATCTCCGGGAGAACATCGAGAGGCTGTCTACACCTTTCGATGTTCACGCAACTTTGGAACATTTGTTGGGTATACCAACTGAGGCTGGAAATCAATCCCAGAGAGCAGTCAGTCTGCTTAGGAAGATTCCAATTTCCAGGACATGCGGGGATGCAGGTGTTGCCCCTCACTGGTGCACTTGTCTGAACTGGGCCAAAGTCAGTGTTATGAATGCAGAG GTTGTAAAAGCTTCTAGAGCGTTGTTAAAGCATATTAATAATCTGACAGAGCCGTACAGAGAGTACTGTGCTGAACTGAGTCTGTCAGATGTGAAAAGCGCCCTCATAGGTGCTCCAAATGACAAG GTGTTGCGTTATGCGGGCAGCGTTGATGACGACCAGCTTGTGCCCGGTTTTCGCTCAGTTTCACGTATTGACCTCCTTGACGTCAAGGTCAGCTACCAAGTCGTCATAGAAACCGTCCCTGGACAAGCCTTGTTTGAAGGAACAATGACAACGCAACAATCACGTGACTTCTCAGTGGAGAAAGACATCAGCAGAATTAACCTGTACGGTAATCAACCACAATGCATCGCGGCCGAACACCCATACATCACAAAATACTGCTACTGCAAAGATAATTTACGATGA
- the LOC139118642 gene encoding C-signal-like: MAASLKAKTVLITGCSRGIGLEFVKQFVRLPSPPAHIFASCRSPDTAYELQQISRDNPSVTVLKIDVVDKLTIDSAALQVEQILAGSGLNLLINNAGFLLREAKIDDVTEETMLSTYKVNTVGPVLVTKRFLPLLRKAAQTYGKDEYSTSRAAIINISSHWSSIDINDIAGHYSYRCSKIALNMISKNLSIELEADKILVVTLNPGSVRTDMGPDNTMSTEDSVKGLMNVMATRTKEHNVLLYDYTGALLPW; encoded by the exons ATGGCGGCATCTTTGAAGGCAAAAACCGTGTTAATTACTGGTTGTAGCCGAGGCATCGGCTTGGAGTTTGTGAAACAATTTGTACGACTGCCCTCTCCTCCTGCACATATATTTGCATCGTGCAGGTCGCCAGATACCGCTTAC GAATTACAGCAGATAAGCAGGGACAATCCATCTGTTACAGTGCTAAAGATAG aCGTTGTTGACAAATTAACCATTGACAGTGCGGCCTTGCAGGTGGAACAGATACTTGCTGGAAGTGGACTCAATTTATTGATAAATAATGCTGGATTTCTCCTTAGGGAAGCGAAAATTGACGATGTCACGGAAGAAACAATGCTTTCAACATATAAAGTGAATACAGTGGGTCCAGTGCTTGTCACCAAG AGGTTTCTGCCTCTCTTGAGGAAGGCAGCACAGACCTATGGTAAAGATGAGTATAGCACATCACGTGCTGCAATCATTAATATATCCAGTCATTGGAGTTCCATTGATATCAATGACATTGCTGGACATTACAGCTATAGATGTTCTAAG ATTGCATTGAATATGATAAGCAAGAACCTAAGCATTGAACTGGAAGCTGATAAGATACTGGTGGTAACTCTGAATCCGGGATCGGTTCGAACTGACATGGGACCTGATAATACCATGTCAACAGAAGATTCTGTCAAAGGTTTGATGAATGTCATGGCAACAAGAACAAAGGAACACAATGTATTGTTGTATGATTACACAGGAGCGTTGCTTCCATGGTGA